The nucleotide window GTCGCCAGCCACCTGACCGACGTTGGCGACCATCCCGTAGGCGCGCACGCAGCCGAGGGTGTCGACCAGGGTCTGTCCGCCGATGCCGTCGACAGCGTAATCGACGCCCCGGCCGTCGGTCAGCCGCATGACTTCCGTCACGAAATCCGTCTCGCGGTAATTGATGGCATGGTCAAGGCCGTGTTCCATGGCCAGCGCTGCCTTGGCCGGCGAGCTGACGGTGCCGATGACGCGAGCGCCCAAAGCCTTCGCCCACTGCACCAGCACCAACCCCAGCCCGCCGGCCGCTGCATGCACGAGCACTGTATCGCCAGCCTTCAGCGGGTAGACGTACGTGAACAACATATGCGTGGTGATACCCCGCAGCAGCAGGCTGGCCACCGCGTCGTCGGATATGTTGTCCGGCAGGGCGATAGCGCGGTCGGCCGGCAGGTTGCGGGCGCTGGCATAGCCGCCCGTGGGCGGGCCGGCATAGGCGATGCGCTGCCCCGGTCGCACCGAGTCAACGCCCGGCCCGAGCGCCTCGACGACCCCGGCCGCCTCGACCCCAAGCACCGCGGGAAGCGACGGCAACCGGTAGAGACCGGTGCGGTGATAGACATCGACGTAGTTCACGCCGATCGCGGTGTGCCGCACACGAATTTCACCGGCCGCCGGCGCGGGCAACGTGCCTTTCACGGCGGTCAATGCCGAAGCGTCGCCATATTGACCGATGACGATCTGGGAAACGGAAACGGCGGATGTGTCGGGAAATGATTCGAGATGGGTCATAGAGGTTCTCCTGAGGAATGAGCTTGCAAGCGCAGCTTACGTTGAGCAAAATGGATCAACAATTCTCAAGAATTCGACATTTATTGTGCAAAAAAACACAGATGGCGATGCGGCCAGTGCGGCCGAGAAGCGCGCGCTGCAATGGGATGACATCCGCTATTTCCTCGAGTTGGCGCGCACAGGCAGCCTGTCTGGCGCGGCACGGCGGCTCAGGGTCGAGCATTCGACCGTGGCAAGGCGTGTCGAGGCACTGGAGCAGTCGCTGGGGATTCGGCTTTTCGATCGCTTGCCCAAGGCATGGTCGCTGACGGCGGAAGGCGAGACGCTGGTGGCTCAGGCGGGGCGACTCGACGATGAGGCGCAGGCGTTCTCGCGAGTGGCGCTCGGTGTCTCGTCCTTGCAGGGGACGGTCCGGCTCTCGGCCCCGCCAGCGTTCGCCGGTCATTTCCTCGCACCCCGGCTGGCCGCCATGCGCGGAAGATGGCAGAACATCGACCTGGAGGTGATCGGGGAAACGCGCGACGCCAATCTGGCGCGCGGCGAGGCGGATTTGGCGATCCGAATGTCCCGGCCCACTGCGGCGGGCCTGGTAGCCCGTGCCATTGCGGACATGGGGTATGGACTTTACGCAGCCCATGGCTATACCCGCCGACCGGCCGACGCGTGGGAGTTTCTCGGTTACGACGACAGCCTCGACCAGGTGCCGCAGCAGCGCTGGCTGGCCGAGGTCGCAGGCCGTCGACGCTTTGTGTTCAGGAGCAATGACCTCACGGCACTGCTCAATGCCACACGCGTCGGCCTCGGCATTGCGGTCCTGCCCCACTTCCTGGCCGCCAACGACGACGCACTGGCATTGGTGCCCGACCCGGTCTGTCCCACGGTACGGAAGCTATGGCTGGTCATGCATCCCGATGTCAAACGTTCGCCGCGTGTGCGATTGATTGCCGATCTTCTCGCGGAAGTGGTCGTCGAGGCGCAAGCGCTGATGTCGGGCATTGCGCCACGGTGATCCGACCCAGGGCACAGCGTTTTGCGGTGTCGCAACAGCACGAAGCATCGAAGAACTACAAATTCGTGCAGAAATGCCGCTGTCCGACATGCCGTGCTGAACGGGCATGTCGGCACGACGGCGCATGAACCGGCGGTGCGCGTCGGCATGAAAACTGCAAGTCAGACGGGCGATGTCATCGTGAACCACGCGCAATTTCGCCGGAGACTGCATTTCATGACCGATCGCGTGCCGTCGCAAGACGAATGTCTCGATTACCGGCTCCTGCATGAAGACGGCGATGAAGAGACCATCGGCACCCACCACGGTTGCGTCGGCAACGGCTATTGGCCAGCACACGTCCCATGCGACACCTATTGCACGCCCGGCCCGATTTCGGATGGCATGTCGACGAACGGCGAAGAATGCCTTGAAAAGCGTCGGGCACGAACACAGCCCAAAGGCACGCGTGCATCCGATCCGGCGCTCACGCCAGCATGGGAGCGGCTCATACGAGACGCATCCGAGTGATGGCATTCGCGCCGCAACCGGCAATGCCTTGCATACTCCGCACCGCGCCAGGTTCCCACGGAGGCCGCCAATGAGCGTTTCGGAATTTGTAGATGCCTATCTTCGATACGCGATCGTTCCTGCCTGGCTCATCGCGGGATTGGCCGATTGGGCATGCCATCGCCGCGCCCATATCGAGCGCAATGCGGGGGCGAAGGAATCCGCCATGCATCTGGCGCAAATGCTCGAAGTCGGTATTCCATTGCTGGTCGCACTGATTTTCCGAATCAACGCGATCGTGATCGCCATCATGCTGCTGGGCCTGATACTTCACGAAATCACGGCGTTATGGGATGTTCACTACGCGAAGCAAAAGCGTGACATCGGCACCATTGAGCAACATGTGCACAGCTTTCTCGAGCTGCTCCCGATTTGCGCGGTGACGCTGGTCATCGGCGCGAACGCGGAGCGGGTGTGGCGTGCCATCGTGCATGCGAGTCCGCAGGACTGGACGATGTCTCTCAGCCCAGTGCCGTTGCCGTACATCGGTGGGGTGGTCACGGCAGCCATTCTTTTCGCCGTGATTCCCTATGGCGAAGAGCTCGTTCGGTGTGTGCGGCATCCTCGACAGGCCGCTCGGCAGCGGGCCGCGCAAGCGACGCTTTACGCCGCGCGGACCCGTGCCCCCAAACGTCAGTGACGGGATGACAGCAGCGTCTCGCGTGCCTGCTCCGCGCGCGAAGCCCCAATGGCGGACTCGACGTGCTTTCTTTCCTCCGGGGGGGGCAGCACGGCCGGATAGCCGAGTGTATCGATCCACAGTTCCCTGGCCCAGCCCATCGTGTGGTACAGATGGTGGTCCTCCTGATGCTCGACCGCGGCCACCGCCTCTGACAGCACCGCTTTCAGATCCCCCTCCGATTTGCCGGCGATCATGGCAAGCAACTCCCAGTTCTGATGGTCTTTCGTCTCGGCGAGCACCACGCACTCCGCTGCAACGATTTGCGCGAGCGTCGGATTGCCGGCGTTGCTTGCCAGAGCGATGGCCTTGACGAGCGACGCCCCGTGGTGGGCAACGATATCCCGTCCCGGCGATTGCGCGTCCGGATCGAGGCCAAGCGCGGAGATGACGTTCAACAAGACTTGCTGGTGTTGTCGTGTCTGCTCGAGATATTCGGTCCATTCCTTCTTGAGGTCTGCATTTTTTACACACCCCAATGCCGCGGAGTAGACCTTCTCGCCTCCAAGCTCGGTCTCGTACGCCTGGTACAAAAGCTCGCGAATACCTTGCTCGTGCGGGTTGTGCTTGCTTGATGCCATGTTGTTTCTCCTTGAGTGAAAGTGCCGCGTCGACTTCAGCAGACGACGCACGCAAGTCTCATGCCGGTATCTGGTGGCATGGAAATTGCGGCGAATACGGCAAATACGGCAAATACGGCAAATACGGCAAATACGGCAAATACGGCAAATACGGCAAATACGGCAAATACGGCGAGGCAGCGAGACGGCGAGACGGCCCGGGCAGCGATGCGACGATGGCGTTACGACGTCGGGCCCCAATTCAGACCCCAACCCAGGTCGAAAGCGCGGGAAGGACACAGCCCGGGCAGCCATTGCGCGAAAGCGCGGGAGGGCGACCATGAGAACAACACGCGAGCCGCGTGGTGCGCATACCGAGGATCGACGCAGCGACAAGCCGCGTTCGTTTTTGCAACGACTCGGCCCCGGTCTGCTGACCGGCGTGGCCGACGACGATCCCAGCGGCATCGGCACCTATCTGCAATCGGGCGCGCAATTCGGGCACCAGGTCCTCTGGTCGGCTGTCGTCACGGTGCCGTTGATGGTGTGCATCCAACTCGCCTCGGCACACATCGGCAGCGGCACAGGACATGGCATCCTGAGAGAGGTCAGAAAGCACTATTCGGCCAGAATCGCGACATCGCTGGCGCTTCTGATCGTCATCGCCAACATCATCAACGTGGGTGCCGATCTGGCCGCCATGGGCGATGCCGCCTCCGTCACGCTCGGTGGGCCCAATTACGCGTATGCGCTGCTCTTCGCCGGACTCACCCTGTTCCTGCAGATCCGCCTGAAGTACGAAGTCTATGCGCGGTATCTCAAATGGTTGACGCTCGCGCTGTTCACTTACGTGGCGAATCTCTTTGTGGTCCATACGGACTGGCACGCCGCGTTGCGGGACGTGGTGTGGCCGCGCATCACGCCGACGAGGGAGTACGCCACGACGCTGGTCGCGATCCTGGGCACGACGATCAGTCCTTATCTCTTCGTCTGGCAGTCCGCCCTGGAGGTCGAGGAAATCAAGGCGAACGGCGATGCGCATGCGCGCGGCGACGCCACCGCGCAAGCGAAGACCGAGGCGCGGCGCATTCTCTCGGACACGTGGGTCGGCATGCTCACCTCCAATTTCATCGCGGTGTGCATCATGGTGACCGCGGCATCCGCGTTCTTCGGACATGGCGTCCATCAGATCGAATCGACTCGCCAGGCGGCGCACGCACTGGCACCCGTCGCCGGCAAGTCGGCGATTCTCCTGTTCGCGACCGGCATGATCGGATGCGGGTTGCTGGCCATCCCCTCGCTCACCGGTAGCGCTGCCTACGCGCTTACCGGCGCGCTCAGACTGCCAGGCGGCATGAGCCAGACGCCACGCAGCGCGGGCACTTTCTATGCCGTGATCGTCGTCTGCACGGTGCTCGGTGCGTTGCTGTGCTTCAGTCCGATCAGTCCCGTCAAGGCGCTTTACTGGAGCGCGGTCATCAATGGTGTCGCGGCGGTGCCTTGCATGGTGATGGTCATGTCGCTTTCGTCGCGCAGGGCCGTCGTGGGCAAGATGGTCAATGCCCGCGCAGTGACGATCGGAGGATGGTTCGCCACGGCGCTCATGGCCGTGTGCGTTGTGGTGATGTTCTACACGATGATGGCGTGAGGGGCGGGCGGGCAAGACAACTGGCCATCCAGGTGGTAATATACGTTCCGTAGCTATTTCGTATATATGGAGCCCGCCACATGGGTATCGTTAAGATTTCGGAGCAAATGCACGAGGCGCTGCGCAACACCAGCGGCGCGCTGAGTCGCTCCATCAACGCGCAGGCCGAACACTGGCTGCGCGTGGGCATGCTCGCCGAGCTCAACCCGACGTTGAGCTATGGCGAAATCTGCCGTCGTCTCATCGAGTCCGACGGCGCCACGGTCAGCGAGACCGCGGCAGCCGTTCCTCCCGCAACCGGTGCACCCGTCACCGCATTGAACAAGGTGGCCTAATGGTGCGCGAACGCGTTGTCATCCGCTCGAAAGAAGAAATTGCGCTGTCGCGTCACGCGGGGGAACTGGCGGCACAGGTGCTCGCGATGATCGGCGAGTACGTCAGGCCTGGCGTCACGACCGACGAACTCGACCGGATCTGCCACGACTTCATCGTCAACGACCTCAAGGCGATTCCGGCCAACATCGGTTACCACGGGTACCCGAAGACAGTCTGCGCGTCGGTGAACCACGTCGTGTGCCATGGCATTCCCGGCGACAAGAAACTGCATGACGGCGACATCGTGAACATCGACGTCGCGCTCATCAAGGACGGCTGGTTCGGCGATACAAGTCGCATGTACTACGCCGGCAAGCCGAGCATTCTCGCCAAACGCCTGGTCGACACGACCTACGAGGCGATGCTCGCCGGCATTCGCGCCGTGCGCCCCGGTGCCACGCTGGGCGACGTGGGCTACGCCATTCAGTCGGTCGCGCATCGCGAGGGTTTCAGCGTGGTGCGCGACTACTGCGGACACGGCATCGGCACCACCTATCACGACGATCCTCAAGTCTTGCACTATGGCCGCCCGAATACCGGTCTTACGTTGCGCTCGGGCATGATCTTCACGATCGAGCCCATGATCAACGCCGGCAAGCCCGACACCCGGCAACTCGCCGACGGTTGGACGGTCGTCACGCGCGACCGCTCGTTGTCCGCTCAATGGGAACACATGGTCGCCGTGACGGACACGGGCTTCCAGGTACTCACGCAGTGGCCCGATGGCCTCGGCGAGTTCGCCCGGTATGGGGCGGTCGACGGCAGCATCGCCATCACTGCGAACTCGCCCAGCATCGCGAACGTCAATGCCGCCTGAGCGGCGGATGCGTCGAAACGCCCCCGATGTCCGAGGCACGAAGTCCGCGCCTCAGACGTCGTCCGGGGCGTCTTCCAGCGTGAGCAGGCGATCGGCAAAACGCCGGTAAATCCAGGCGGACACGCTCGATGCGAGCGCCACCCAGGCAATGGAAATCACGGTCTGCAGCACCAGCGTGCCAAGCACCACCGTCGTGGCGCCAGGCAAGTAATGCAGCGCGGCCGCGAAGAGCATCGTCAGCACCAGACCCGCAACAATCAGCGGCAGGATGGTGGCCAACGTTGTCCCGAACATCACCCAGAAGTGCCCGCGCGAATCCTGCCATGCCGCCTGCCACCGCTTGCTGCGTCCCGCAGCGATTTGCGGGTAGATAAGCGACACGCGTACCAGCACATACATGAGGGCGCAGAACAGGAGCGCGAGCAGCGTGCCGATGATGGCGAAGGAATTGCCGTGCCCCGACAGGCGCAGCGCCAATGCCAGGCCGAAGGCGATCACGAACCATACGATGGCGAGCCCAACGACAATCTGGATCGACGCCCACAGATAACGCCAAAGATCGCGCCCGTACCACGATGTCTGCTGCGTGGCCTGGGCGCCGAGCACTGTGTATCGCATGACGTGAATGGCAAGCACGCAGAACGCGACGAGATTGACGATCACCACGCCGAACGACATGAGGGCGATGCGCACCCGATAGGCGAGCGGTTCGCCGTTTTGGGCGGCTTGCATGGTGAGCTCCTTGAGCGAAATGCTCAGCGCCGAGGTCACCAGAATCACCACCGCGATGCTCAGGCACAGCAGCGGACGATGGCGCAGCGCCCGGAGGCCGTCGCGCCATGCCCCCGTAAAACACTGCTTGAACGTGATTGGTTCCATGTTTCTCCCTGAGCGAATTTTGCTTCGGTCATCGAAGCTGTCTGGCGCCGGTGTGGCGCGCCGCCGCCATTCTTGCAGATCGGCCTGGGGCTGACAATTTCGCTGCGAAAGCCGACGTCGTCAGCAGATACAGGAAAGCGTGGGAAGTGCGCAAAGTGCGGGAAGTGCGCTGCGCCGGGAAGGCAGGGAAAGCGAAGAGAGGGGGCGAGCAGGGAAGGAGAAGTGCCCGCGAACGCGCCGGGGTGAGGGCAACGCCCGCGATGCCGAAGTGGCATCGCGAGCGGGCAGGGGATTCAAGCGGCCATGACCTTGCGCAGCACTTCGGCGTGGGTGACCACGCCGACCAGCCGCGCGGCGTCGTCAAGGACCGGCAGCGTGCCGTGACGCTGCGTCATGAGCAGCGGCACCAGCTCCGAGATCGGCATGCCGGTCGTGGCGGTTTGGAGATCGCCTTGCATGAGGTCTCGAACCGCAGGACGCTGCCGCGTACCGATCGACACGCCGAAACGCGGCCAGTGCTGACGGCGGGCGCGCCGCGTGTGCAGATCGTGACGCGTCACAAGACCGATCACGCGATCTCCATCGACGACCGGCAATGCATCCAGTCCATGCCGTTGCAGCAGGCGCCAGGCGGCTGGCGCTTCGTCGTGCGGTTGGACCTTCGCCAGCGGGGGCCCCATGACATCGGCGGCCGTCAATTCGCGGGCCCGGCGCGCGAACGCCTCCCGTTGGGTATCACGCAGCAGGCTGGCCAGATCGTCGGCGGAGATGTCGAGCAATTCGCTGCGACGTGCCAGCGCCTTTTCGGCATCGGCCGTCGTGACGGGAATTGCCTGCGCATTGACCGGCCGGGCCGGAGCCTGTGCCCGCATGGCGTGCGGATAACGATGGCCGGTCAGCGCGTGATACCCGATCGCGGCGCCGAGCAGCACGACGGACTGCACCGCAATGGGCTCCAGCACGAAACCGTAGCCGAGCGCATGAACGGCCGGCCCGCCGAGCACGGCAGTCAGCGCCACGGCACCCGAAGGCGGATGCACGCAGCGAAACGTGAACATCAAGGCGATGGCCACGCCGACGGCCGCCGCGGCCGCCACGACCGGCGATGCAATGTAGGTTGCGCACGTCACCCCGACAACGGCTGCCACCAGATTGCCGCCGAGAATCGACCAGGGTTGGGCGAGAGGACTGGCCGGCACGCCGAACAACAGAACGGCCGACGCCCCCATCGGGGCCACCAGCCAGGGAATGTACCCCTGTGGGCCGAGCATCCAGAGCATCAGGCCACCCGTCAGGCCGATGCCGCACAGCGCGCCGAACCCCGCTCGCAATCGCTCGCGCCAGTGCACGGCGACCACGGCAGGCAGGAAGCCCACGGCCCAGTCCCGCAAATCACGTCGTGTCATTGCCATTTCGTCCCTCTCCACGCGCACCGGTTTGGAGCGTCTGCTTGATATTTTGTGCATGATATATCGTATATCGATGA belongs to Pandoraea pnomenusa and includes:
- the map gene encoding type I methionyl aminopeptidase, which codes for MVRERVVIRSKEEIALSRHAGELAAQVLAMIGEYVRPGVTTDELDRICHDFIVNDLKAIPANIGYHGYPKTVCASVNHVVCHGIPGDKKLHDGDIVNIDVALIKDGWFGDTSRMYYAGKPSILAKRLVDTTYEAMLAGIRAVRPGATLGDVGYAIQSVAHREGFSVVRDYCGHGIGTTYHDDPQVLHYGRPNTGLTLRSGMIFTIEPMINAGKPDTRQLADGWTVVTRDRSLSAQWEHMVAVTDTGFQVLTQWPDGLGEFARYGAVDGSIAITANSPSIANVNAA
- a CDS encoding ParD-like family protein, giving the protein MGIVKISEQMHEALRNTSGALSRSINAQAEHWLRVGMLAELNPTLSYGEICRRLIESDGATVSETAAAVPPATGAPVTALNKVA
- a CDS encoding quinone oxidoreductase family protein; translated protein: MTHLESFPDTSAVSVSQIVIGQYGDASALTAVKGTLPAPAAGEIRVRHTAIGVNYVDVYHRTGLYRLPSLPAVLGVEAAGVVEALGPGVDSVRPGQRIAYAGPPTGGYASARNLPADRAIALPDNISDDAVASLLLRGITTHMLFTYVYPLKAGDTVLVHAAAGGLGLVLVQWAKALGARVIGTVSSPAKAALAMEHGLDHAINYRETDFVTEVMRLTDGRGVDYAVDGIGGQTLVDTLGCVRAYGMVANVGQVAGDPGPLDLSLLGPTRSVALSRPGVFRFMTDGARYREGALATIRQLQAGLRPTIGDILPLSEAAQAHRRLEAGQTAGAVLLRP
- a CDS encoding LysR family transcriptional regulator → MQKNTDGDAASAAEKRALQWDDIRYFLELARTGSLSGAARRLRVEHSTVARRVEALEQSLGIRLFDRLPKAWSLTAEGETLVAQAGRLDDEAQAFSRVALGVSSLQGTVRLSAPPAFAGHFLAPRLAAMRGRWQNIDLEVIGETRDANLARGEADLAIRMSRPTAAGLVARAIADMGYGLYAAHGYTRRPADAWEFLGYDDSLDQVPQQRWLAEVAGRRRFVFRSNDLTALLNATRVGLGIAVLPHFLAANDDALALVPDPVCPTVRKLWLVMHPDVKRSPRVRLIADLLAEVVVEAQALMSGIAPR
- a CDS encoding HPP family protein, which encodes MTRRDLRDWAVGFLPAVVAVHWRERLRAGFGALCGIGLTGGLMLWMLGPQGYIPWLVAPMGASAVLLFGVPASPLAQPWSILGGNLVAAVVGVTCATYIASPVVAAAAAVGVAIALMFTFRCVHPPSGAVALTAVLGGPAVHALGYGFVLEPIAVQSVVLLGAAIGYHALTGHRYPHAMRAQAPARPVNAQAIPVTTADAEKALARRSELLDISADDLASLLRDTQREAFARRARELTAADVMGPPLAKVQPHDEAPAAWRLLQRHGLDALPVVDGDRVIGLVTRHDLHTRRARRQHWPRFGVSIGTRQRPAVRDLMQGDLQTATTGMPISELVPLLMTQRHGTLPVLDDAARLVGVVTHAEVLRKVMAA
- a CDS encoding NRAMP family divalent metal transporter encodes the protein MRTTREPRGAHTEDRRSDKPRSFLQRLGPGLLTGVADDDPSGIGTYLQSGAQFGHQVLWSAVVTVPLMVCIQLASAHIGSGTGHGILREVRKHYSARIATSLALLIVIANIINVGADLAAMGDAASVTLGGPNYAYALLFAGLTLFLQIRLKYEVYARYLKWLTLALFTYVANLFVVHTDWHAALRDVVWPRITPTREYATTLVAILGTTISPYLFVWQSALEVEEIKANGDAHARGDATAQAKTEARRILSDTWVGMLTSNFIAVCIMVTAASAFFGHGVHQIESTRQAAHALAPVAGKSAILLFATGMIGCGLLAIPSLTGSAAYALTGALRLPGGMSQTPRSAGTFYAVIVVCTVLGALLCFSPISPVKALYWSAVINGVAAVPCMVMVMSLSSRRAVVGKMVNARAVTIGGWFATALMAVCVVVMFYTMMA